Proteins encoded in a region of the Flavobacterium sp. PMTSA4 genome:
- a CDS encoding OmpA/MotB family protein: MKKSIIVMSLVALTLTSCGTKKKIAALEAQNKECQDLLNSTTMKLNLCLSEKEALSKQNEYLKQNNTDLINSSKEMTVLTTKGAQNLEKSLESLKEKDLKISRLQDALTKKDSVTLALVTSLKSSVGISDPDIEINVEKGVVFISIADKLLFKSGSYVVSDKAKEVLAKVAKVVNSRPTFECMVEGHTDNVPFTGNAVLLDNWDLSVKRSTAIIRVLTKDLGVKPSQLIAAGRGEYIPLVENNTVENRSKNRRTRIVVLPKIDEFYEMIEKEMKNQTK; this comes from the coding sequence ATGAAGAAATCAATTATTGTAATGTCGTTAGTAGCACTAACATTGACATCATGTGGAACGAAGAAAAAAATAGCCGCTTTAGAAGCACAAAACAAAGAATGCCAAGATTTACTAAATTCAACAACAATGAAATTGAATTTATGTTTATCAGAAAAAGAAGCTTTATCTAAACAAAACGAGTATTTGAAACAAAACAATACTGATTTGATTAATAGCTCAAAAGAGATGACTGTTTTAACAACAAAAGGAGCTCAAAATTTAGAAAAATCGCTAGAAAGTTTAAAAGAGAAAGACCTTAAAATATCACGTCTTCAAGATGCTTTAACTAAAAAAGACAGTGTTACTCTTGCATTAGTTACCAGCTTAAAAAGTTCGGTTGGAATTTCTGATCCGGATATTGAAATTAATGTTGAAAAAGGAGTTGTATTCATCTCTATTGCAGATAAATTATTATTTAAAAGTGGAAGCTACGTAGTTAGTGATAAAGCTAAAGAAGTTTTGGCTAAAGTAGCTAAGGTTGTTAATAGCCGTCCAACTTTTGAATGTATGGTTGAAGGTCACACTGATAATGTACCGTTTACTGGAAATGCAGTTCTTTTAGACAACTGGGATTTGAGCGTGAAACGTTCTACTGCTATTATCAGAGTTTTAACGAAAGATTTAGGTGTTAAACCATCTCAACTTATTGCTGCTGGTCGTGGAGAATATATTCCTTTAGTTGAAAACAATACTGTTGAAAATAGATCAAAAAACAGAAGAACTCGTATTGTAGTTTTACCTAAGATTGATGAGTTTTATGAAATGATTGAAAAAGAAATGAAAAATCAAACAAAATAG
- a CDS encoding L-threonylcarbamoyladenylate synthase gives MAEFIKIYEDKPSEAAIQKVVDVLRNGGLVIYPTDTVYGLGCDITNSRALEKIAKIKGIKLDKANFSFVCSDLSNLSDYVRQIDTPTFKILKRALPGPYTFILPGNNDLPKEFRKKKTVGIRVPDNNIALEIVRKLGNPIVSTSIHDDDEVLEYSTDPELIFEKWQNLVDMVIDGGYGDNTPSTIIDLSGYEPEVVREGKGDIDIF, from the coding sequence ATGGCAGAGTTTATCAAAATATACGAAGACAAACCCAGCGAAGCCGCTATTCAAAAGGTAGTAGATGTGTTGCGCAATGGTGGTTTGGTGATTTATCCAACCGATACGGTTTACGGATTGGGTTGTGATATAACCAATTCTCGTGCATTAGAAAAGATTGCCAAAATCAAAGGAATTAAATTGGACAAAGCCAATTTCTCATTTGTGTGTAGTGATTTAAGTAACCTTTCCGATTATGTTCGTCAGATAGATACACCAACGTTTAAGATTTTAAAACGTGCATTGCCTGGACCATATACTTTCATTCTTCCAGGAAATAACGATTTGCCAAAAGAATTCAGAAAGAAAAAAACAGTCGGTATCCGTGTTCCCGATAATAACATTGCGCTTGAAATTGTTAGAAAACTCGGCAATCCAATCGTTTCAACATCCATTCACGATGACGACGAAGTATTAGAATATTCCACCGATCCCGAATTGATTTTCGAAAAATGGCAAAACCTGGTCGATATGGTTATTGATGGTGGTTATGGTGATAACACTCCTTCAACAATCATCGATTTATCGGGCTATGAACCTGAAGTTGTTCGCGAAGGAAAAGGAGATATTGATATTTTTTAA
- a CDS encoding ATP-dependent helicase: MTKYISQLNEAQQEPVFQKDGPMIIIAGAGSGKTRVLTVRISYLMSLGVDAFNILALTFTNKAAREMKKRISDIVGSNEAKNLWMGTFHSVFAKILRIEAEKLGYPSNFTIYDSQDSVRLISAIIKEMQLDKDIYKPKQVFSRISSYKNSLITVKAYFNNPELMEADAMSKKPRLGEIYANYVERCFKSGAMDFDDLLLKTNELLNRFPDVLAKYQDRFRYILVDEYQDTNHSQYLIVRALSDKFQNICVVGDDAQSIYAFRGANINNILNFQKDYDNVQTYRLEQNYRSTKNIVEAANSIIDKNKTKLEKVVWTANDYGPKVKVHRSITDGEEGRFVASEIFEVKMNQQMHNGQFAVLYRTNAQSRAIEDALRKKDIPYRIYGGLSFYQRKEIKDVLCYLRLVINPKDEEALVRVINYPARGIGDTTVEKLTIAANHYKRSIFEVMENIDKIDLKLNSGTKTKLEDFVNMIKSFQIINESQDAFYLAEHVTKKTGLVQELKKDGTPEGIARLENIEELLNGIKDFTEGQKEVDGARGALSEFLEDVALATDLDKDTGDDDRVALMTIHLAKGLEFPYVFIVGLEEDLFPSAMSLNTRSELEEERRLFYVALTRAEHQAYLTYAQSRYRWGKLTDAEPSRFIEEIKDEYLEYMNPAENTGYRYKPTIDLDIFGDIDKSKLRTTKPVSGTPPKRYGEEPVSSLNIRKLKPVNSSTSNSNTNLFDSKLTVGNIVMHERFGKGEILNLEGVGADKKAEIKFDVGGIKKLLLKFAKLEVIG; this comes from the coding sequence ATTACTAAATATATATCTCAACTCAACGAAGCGCAACAAGAACCTGTTTTCCAGAAGGATGGTCCAATGATTATCATTGCTGGTGCTGGTTCGGGTAAAACACGTGTGCTTACCGTTCGTATTTCGTATCTGATGAGTTTGGGTGTAGATGCGTTCAATATCTTGGCGCTTACCTTTACCAACAAAGCAGCGCGAGAGATGAAAAAACGTATCTCGGATATCGTTGGTAGCAATGAAGCCAAAAACCTTTGGATGGGAACATTCCACTCAGTTTTTGCAAAGATTTTGCGTATTGAAGCAGAGAAATTGGGCTATCCGTCTAATTTCACCATTTATGATTCTCAGGATTCTGTTCGTTTGATTTCTGCCATTATCAAGGAAATGCAATTAGACAAAGACATCTATAAACCAAAGCAGGTTTTTAGCCGAATTTCATCCTATAAAAACTCATTAATAACCGTAAAAGCCTATTTCAACAATCCCGAATTAATGGAAGCTGATGCCATGAGCAAAAAGCCGCGATTGGGAGAAATCTATGCCAATTATGTAGAACGTTGTTTCAAATCAGGCGCAATGGACTTTGATGATTTATTATTGAAAACAAACGAGCTTTTAAATCGTTTTCCAGATGTATTGGCAAAATACCAAGACCGTTTCCGCTACATTTTGGTTGATGAGTATCAGGATACCAATCATTCCCAATACTTGATTGTGCGTGCCTTGAGCGATAAGTTTCAAAACATTTGCGTAGTAGGCGATGATGCACAAAGTATCTATGCGTTTCGTGGTGCCAACATCAATAACATTTTGAACTTCCAAAAGGATTATGATAACGTGCAAACCTATCGCTTGGAACAAAACTATCGTTCTACCAAGAACATAGTAGAAGCCGCCAATTCCATCATCGATAAAAATAAAACCAAACTCGAAAAAGTAGTTTGGACAGCCAACGATTACGGACCAAAAGTAAAAGTACACCGCAGCATTACCGATGGAGAAGAAGGCCGATTTGTAGCCAGCGAAATCTTTGAAGTCAAAATGAATCAGCAAATGCACAACGGGCAGTTTGCAGTGTTATACAGAACCAATGCACAATCCCGTGCCATAGAAGATGCGTTGCGCAAAAAAGATATTCCTTATCGAATTTATGGTGGTTTGTCGTTCTATCAACGCAAGGAAATTAAAGATGTATTGTGTTATTTGCGTTTGGTAATTAACCCAAAAGACGAAGAAGCTTTAGTTCGTGTAATCAATTATCCAGCTCGTGGAATAGGTGATACAACAGTCGAAAAACTAACCATAGCAGCCAATCATTACAAGCGTTCCATTTTTGAAGTAATGGAAAACATCGATAAGATTGATTTAAAACTCAATTCAGGAACCAAAACTAAGTTAGAGGATTTTGTAAACATGATTAAGAGTTTCCAAATCATCAACGAAAGCCAGGATGCCTTTTACCTTGCCGAACATGTAACCAAGAAAACAGGTTTGGTTCAGGAATTGAAAAAAGACGGAACTCCCGAAGGTATCGCTAGACTTGAAAACATTGAAGAATTACTCAACGGTATCAAAGACTTCACCGAAGGACAAAAAGAAGTTGATGGTGCTCGTGGCGCATTATCCGAATTCCTCGAAGATGTAGCTCTTGCAACCGATTTAGATAAAGATACAGGCGATGACGATAGAGTTGCGCTGATGACTATTCACTTGGCAAAAGGTTTAGAGTTTCCTTATGTATTTATCGTAGGTTTAGAAGAAGATTTATTTCCATCGGCCATGAGTTTAAACACGCGCAGCGAACTCGAAGAAGAACGCCGTTTGTTTTATGTTGCTCTAACAAGAGCCGAACATCAAGCGTATTTAACCTATGCACAATCGCGCTACCGTTGGGGAAAACTTACTGATGCTGAACCTTCGCGTTTTATCGAAGAAATTAAAGACGAGTATTTAGAATATATGAATCCAGCCGAAAACACAGGTTATCGTTATAAACCAACCATCGACTTGGATATTTTTGGTGATATCGATAAGTCAAAATTGCGAACTACTAAGCCAGTTTCGGGTACACCACCAAAAAGATATGGAGAAGAACCTGTTTCTTCGTTAAATATTCGTAAATTAAAACCTGTAAATTCAAGCACTTCAAATAGTAACACTAATTTGTTTGACAGCAAACTAACCGTTGGAAATATCGTAATGCACGAACGCTTCGGAAAAGGAGAAATCCTGAACCTCGAAGGCGTTGGAGCTGACAAAAAAGCCGAAATAAAATTTGACGTTGGCGGAATAAAAAAGTTATTATTAAAGTTTGCAAAACTTGAAGTTATAGGATAA
- a CDS encoding DUF7935 family protein, translated as MNIDKLLELMMYAVPSLIVGAVAFYMFQSHFKDQQNTRKWLLLREKQKHSMPLKLQAYERLALFLERINPSKLLIRVAPLSDNKEEYQNLLIRHIEQEYEHNLTQQIYITDDAWVMILNAKNAIIQNIRKTTLDSSIENADKLREKILSNLLEGESASTVALAYLKTEVAQVLG; from the coding sequence ATGAATATCGACAAATTATTAGAACTAATGATGTATGCTGTACCTTCTTTAATTGTTGGTGCTGTAGCGTTTTATATGTTTCAAAGTCATTTTAAAGACCAACAAAATACTAGAAAATGGTTGCTGTTGAGAGAAAAACAAAAACACAGTATGCCTTTAAAATTACAGGCTTATGAGCGCTTGGCTTTGTTTTTGGAACGTATTAATCCTTCTAAGTTGTTGATTAGAGTAGCACCTTTGAGCGACAACAAAGAAGAATATCAAAACTTATTGATTCGTCATATTGAACAGGAATATGAGCACAACCTTACGCAACAAATCTATATTACGGATGATGCCTGGGTAATGATTTTGAATGCGAAGAATGCGATTATTCAAAATATTAGAAAAACTACCCTTGACAGTAGCATTGAAAATGCAGATAAATTGCGCGAAAAGATACTAAGCAATCTGCTTGAAGGTGAATCAGCTAGTACTGTTGCATTGGCTTATTTGAAAACTGAAGTAGCTCAGGTTTTAGGGTAA
- a CDS encoding cold-shock protein gives MNEGKIKFFNEAKGFGFITPADGSSDVFVHATSLNGQVRENDNVTYDLEEGRKGIVAVNVTVV, from the coding sequence ATGAACGAAGGAAAAATCAAATTTTTTAACGAAGCAAAAGGCTTCGGCTTCATTACTCCAGCAGATGGAAGTAGTGATGTATTTGTTCACGCTACTAGCCTTAACGGTCAAGTTCGTGAAAATGATAACGTAACCTATGATCTTGAAGAAGGTAGAAAAGGTATCGTTGCGGTAAATGTAACGGTGGTATAA
- a CDS encoding NAD(P)/FAD-dependent oxidoreductase — protein MKKKKKVIVVGGGFAGIKLVQNLDERLFDILLIDKINHHQFQPLFYQVATSQIEPSSISFPLRNIFKRNKNVHIRLAEVLSVDRANNKIMTTIGEFNYDYLVLAIGCTTNFFGNENIEKNALTLKSTYDAITIRNHILQTFEKIISADEEEKETLLNLVIVGAGPTGVELSGAFAEIKNHILPKDYRGIDFSKFRIYLIEGSKNTLNNMSEDSKKESKRYLEQMGVTLYTETFVNDYDGTTVTLNTGEQIKTKTVIWAAGVTGNKIEGFAKEEMASGNRLKVDRTNKVLGTENIYAVGDIALMETPNYPKGHPQVANVAINQAKTLVKNLKLITENKPTVVFEYIDRGSMATVGRNKAVVDLPKFHFKGYFAWLVWMFLHLMLILSVKNKLIIFINWAWAYVTKDTSLRLILTPNKPKK, from the coding sequence ATGAAAAAGAAAAAGAAGGTAATAGTTGTTGGTGGCGGATTTGCAGGAATTAAACTGGTTCAAAATTTAGATGAAAGGCTGTTTGATATACTTTTAATTGACAAAATAAATCATCATCAATTTCAACCTTTATTTTATCAGGTAGCTACTTCGCAGATTGAACCTTCGAGCATATCGTTTCCACTCAGAAATATATTCAAAAGAAATAAAAACGTTCATATTCGTCTTGCTGAAGTACTGAGTGTTGACCGAGCGAATAACAAAATCATGACTACCATAGGTGAGTTTAACTATGATTATTTGGTGTTGGCTATTGGTTGTACTACAAACTTTTTTGGCAATGAAAATATTGAAAAAAATGCATTAACACTTAAATCTACTTATGATGCTATAACGATTCGGAATCATATTTTACAGACGTTTGAAAAAATAATTTCGGCTGATGAAGAGGAAAAAGAAACTCTTTTGAATTTGGTTATTGTTGGTGCTGGACCAACTGGTGTTGAGTTGTCGGGCGCTTTTGCTGAGATTAAAAATCATATTTTACCCAAAGATTACAGAGGCATCGATTTTTCAAAATTTAGAATTTATTTGATAGAAGGCAGTAAAAACACCCTGAATAACATGAGTGAGGATTCCAAAAAAGAATCGAAACGGTATTTGGAACAAATGGGCGTTACACTCTATACCGAAACCTTTGTTAATGACTATGACGGGACGACTGTAACACTCAATACTGGGGAACAAATAAAAACCAAAACAGTTATTTGGGCTGCTGGTGTTACTGGGAATAAGATTGAAGGATTTGCAAAAGAAGAAATGGCTTCGGGTAACCGCCTGAAAGTAGACCGAACCAACAAAGTACTAGGAACTGAAAACATTTATGCCGTTGGGGATATTGCTTTGATGGAAACTCCTAACTATCCAAAAGGACATCCACAGGTAGCCAATGTTGCCATCAATCAGGCTAAGACACTGGTAAAGAATTTAAAATTAATAACCGAGAACAAACCAACTGTAGTGTTTGAATATATAGACCGAGGTTCTATGGCAACCGTGGGTAGAAACAAGGCTGTGGTTGATTTACCAAAGTTTCATTTTAAAGGGTATTTTGCCTGGCTTGTTTGGATGTTTTTACACCTAATGCTGATATTGAGTGTAAAAAACAAATTGATTATTTTTATAAACTGGGCATGGGCTTATGTCACTAAAGATACTTCGCTGCGGTTAATATTAACGCCAAATAAACCGAAAAAATAG
- a CDS encoding Ig-like domain-containing protein, with the protein MKRISFLLKVAFISLAFASCNPNDDNPSSSQNDDTFAENFGAAVNRDFIGQVVDKDNHPIQGVTVSIGTSTAQTDINGVFIINNANVNQKFAYIQAKKTGYIDGSRAMVPTTGKNNVKIMLLPNTPVATIQSGQSSEVALPSGTKVTFDGAFQDENGNDYSGAVNVAMFHLTTSDENIDKLMPGMLYAQRSNNEEAVLATFGMLNVELKGAAGQKLNIKSGHTAEISMLIDDTQLSTAPSTIPLWHFDETKGYWKEDGIATKVSNKYVGEVSHFSWWNCDTFSSTVSLTVTVVDANGNPVSNAGVQLVVNSTGFTSYIQSTNASGQVSGLVPANQALTMNLYPTSNCGISNTSTIGPFSSDTNLPAVTIDASSAISTQVTGTLLKCNGNNVTNGYVLLKRNNNFSLSTVSNGDFSFNQLYCNDNTEFTLKGVDYESLQTTDSITYNFTPITTAIGNIHACNAVSEFVSYQIDNQPTVILFETIQAGYQSGPNIGFYISAYNQDSTTGNGLSIGSDTNILGTYGPTSSFYIEASQIGYISATTTNTMQYNLNQFGAVGEYIDMTFSGTYNDFNGITHTLTGVAHVLKDF; encoded by the coding sequence ATGAAAAGAATCTCTTTCCTCCTGAAAGTAGCCTTCATCAGCCTTGCTTTCGCGTCGTGTAACCCTAATGATGACAACCCATCATCCAGCCAAAACGACGATACCTTCGCAGAGAACTTTGGCGCAGCAGTCAACCGAGATTTCATTGGTCAAGTCGTTGACAAGGACAATCATCCCATTCAAGGCGTAACGGTTTCTATCGGAACATCAACCGCACAAACCGACATCAACGGAGTTTTCATCATCAACAATGCTAACGTCAATCAAAAGTTTGCCTACATACAGGCAAAGAAAACCGGCTACATTGATGGCTCAAGAGCTATGGTGCCAACCACAGGAAAAAACAACGTCAAAATCATGTTGTTACCAAATACACCTGTAGCAACAATTCAATCCGGACAATCCAGTGAAGTAGCATTGCCATCAGGAACCAAAGTAACCTTTGACGGTGCATTTCAAGACGAAAACGGCAATGATTATTCAGGAGCTGTAAATGTGGCAATGTTCCACTTAACAACATCCGATGAAAACATCGATAAGCTAATGCCAGGAATGCTCTATGCACAACGAAGCAATAACGAAGAAGCCGTGTTGGCAACCTTCGGAATGCTCAACGTAGAACTAAAAGGTGCAGCAGGACAAAAACTAAACATCAAATCAGGTCACACCGCCGAGATAAGCATGCTCATTGATGACACCCAACTAAGCACAGCACCAAGCACCATTCCTCTTTGGCACTTTGACGAAACCAAAGGCTACTGGAAAGAAGACGGCATAGCCACCAAAGTAAGCAATAAATACGTTGGTGAAGTATCCCATTTCTCTTGGTGGAATTGTGATACTTTCTCTTCAACAGTTTCTCTAACCGTTACAGTGGTTGATGCTAACGGAAACCCAGTATCCAATGCAGGAGTACAATTGGTAGTAAACAGCACAGGATTTACTTCATACATACAAAGCACTAACGCCAGTGGTCAAGTTTCAGGATTAGTTCCTGCCAATCAGGCTTTAACCATGAATTTATATCCTACTTCTAACTGTGGAATTAGTAACACAAGCACTATCGGACCATTTAGTTCCGATACGAACTTACCGGCTGTAACTATTGATGCTTCATCCGCCATTTCAACTCAGGTTACAGGAACATTATTGAAATGTAATGGAAATAATGTAACCAACGGTTACGTACTTTTAAAAAGAAACAATAATTTTTCACTTTCGACTGTAAGTAATGGTGACTTTTCTTTTAATCAATTATATTGTAATGATAACACTGAGTTTACTCTAAAAGGTGTCGATTATGAAAGTCTTCAAACCACCGACTCAATAACCTATAATTTCACACCAATAACAACTGCTATTGGTAATATACACGCTTGTAATGCTGTTTCTGAATTCGTTTCGTATCAAATAGACAATCAGCCAACAGTAATTTTATTTGAAACAATTCAGGCAGGCTATCAATCAGGACCTAATATTGGTTTTTATATTTCTGCATATAATCAAGATTCTACTACAGGAAATGGGCTTAGTATAGGAAGTGATACCAATATTCTCGGAACTTATGGTCCTACTAGTTCTTTTTATATAGAAGCTTCTCAAATTGGATACATAAGTGCAACTACAACAAATACCATGCAGTACAATCTCAATCAATTTGGAGCCGTCGGCGAATATATCGATATGACCTTTAGCGGTACCTATAACGATTTTAATGGAATTACGCATACCTTAACAGGTGTTGCGCATGTTCTCAAGGATTTTTAA
- a CDS encoding YfaP family protein: protein MKKIFTAAVLVCSLIIGILGCSSDDSGGSVDYVEDTASLMRHMTIPGAVLKNGDIPVPSGSLADNITSIPNTVIVTSNSLFTIPISTNSSSGRLPKMIFIKLEGSDKYYEIELNENGDIVNSRNSNVNQRILSCTGNDIRLNAQGVNPNSYENNAQVYVYSPPVQSFQDLSFLSQPQCWSTPRTIKFKALDVGTGDVQVSLTWDTQSDVDLWLTEPNGNKIYYANSTSSTGGELDFDNTVEYGPENIFYKNSAPSGTYKVEVDYFSGAPQVTNYNVVVKNGSSVSVYQGTLSNYDQTNLVTTFTK from the coding sequence ATGAAAAAAATATTTACAGCAGCAGTTTTAGTTTGTTCGCTTATTATCGGAATTCTCGGTTGTAGTAGTGACGATAGTGGTGGCAGTGTAGATTATGTTGAAGATACAGCATCTTTAATGAGACACATGACAATTCCTGGAGCAGTCCTTAAAAATGGTGATATTCCTGTTCCATCGGGTTCATTGGCAGATAATATAACCAGTATACCCAATACGGTTATTGTTACTTCAAATAGTTTGTTTACCATTCCTATTAGTACTAACTCATCAAGTGGAAGACTTCCTAAAATGATTTTTATTAAATTAGAAGGTTCTGACAAATATTATGAGATTGAACTTAATGAAAATGGTGATATAGTAAATAGTAGAAATTCAAATGTTAATCAACGTATCTTAAGTTGTACAGGTAATGATATCAGACTAAATGCTCAAGGTGTTAACCCAAATTCATATGAAAATAATGCTCAGGTATATGTTTATTCTCCACCTGTTCAGAGTTTTCAGGATTTATCATTCTTATCACAACCTCAATGCTGGAGTACACCACGTACTATAAAATTTAAAGCATTGGATGTTGGAACAGGAGATGTGCAAGTTTCATTGACTTGGGATACACAATCTGATGTAGATTTATGGTTAACAGAACCTAATGGAAATAAAATTTATTATGCTAATAGTACTTCAAGCACTGGAGGTGAATTAGACTTTGATAACACCGTAGAGTATGGTCCTGAGAACATTTTTTATAAAAATTCTGCACCATCAGGTACTTATAAAGTAGAAGTTGATTATTTTTCTGGTGCACCACAGGTAACTAACTATAATGTTGTGGTTAAAAATGGAAGTAGTGTATCTGTTTATCAAGGAACTTTAAGTAATTATGATCAAACAAACTTAGTGACTACTTTTACGAAATAA
- a CDS encoding alpha/beta hydrolase, which yields MKKIIYPFLSFLSLLSSYSCMAQENDPIPAHDTFTIDSKQVGEQRVINVWVPEVYKISSDSLPVMYMADGGIKEDFPHIANTLAELIGQKKIKPMILVGIENTQRRRDLTGFTEVEKDKEIAPVVGGSEKFRAFISEELFAEVNKRYRTTKEKSIIGESLSGLFVMETFLLKPELFDNYIAFDPSFWWNNHYLIRHAKALLTNPETSKKSVWFAGSDAKDIYKYTDQLEKILTAQKSNTPKWHYSFEPKEKHSTIFRAAKVKAIVWTLGE from the coding sequence ATGAAAAAAATTATATACCCCTTTTTATCTTTCCTATCATTACTTTCCTCCTATTCTTGCATGGCGCAGGAGAATGACCCAATTCCTGCTCATGATACTTTTACTATCGATTCGAAACAGGTTGGAGAGCAACGGGTAATTAATGTTTGGGTGCCTGAAGTGTATAAAATCAGTTCTGATTCTTTGCCGGTGATGTATATGGCGGATGGTGGTATCAAAGAAGATTTTCCACATATTGCGAATACTTTGGCGGAACTTATTGGGCAGAAAAAAATTAAACCGATGATTCTTGTTGGGATTGAAAATACGCAACGAAGACGCGATTTGACTGGTTTTACTGAGGTAGAAAAAGACAAAGAAATAGCGCCTGTTGTTGGTGGCTCGGAGAAGTTCAGAGCTTTTATAAGCGAAGAGTTGTTTGCGGAGGTTAATAAACGCTACCGAACTACTAAGGAGAAAAGTATTATTGGTGAATCGTTGTCGGGGTTGTTTGTGATGGAGACTTTTTTGCTAAAGCCTGAGTTGTTTGATAATTATATTGCTTTTGATCCTTCGTTTTGGTGGAATAATCATTACTTGATTAGGCATGCGAAAGCGCTTTTGACTAACCCTGAAACAAGTAAAAAGAGCGTGTGGTTTGCTGGTTCGGATGCGAAGGATATTTATAAGTATACTGACCAACTGGAAAAAATATTAACTGCTCAAAAAAGCAATACTCCAAAATGGCACTATAGCTTTGAACCTAAAGAAAAACACAGCACTATTTTTAGAGCTGCGAAAGTGAAGGCGATTGTTTGGACTTTGGGGGAATAG
- a CDS encoding carboxypeptidase-like regulatory domain-containing protein: MTGRQIDKLTMLLVVSSVLKSTNATIIVQMPHMASLIEELDQHIDAINENYRTQTSNTKGIRMQKLTLRGELTALILEVAARMEAYTISINNKVLQKEIEQREYKIKKMREHTVTDLGNYIHERATALQAELAPFGVIPTLLTDLQEATIEYGIMVPKTRGAIVNKAISTMTIKQLLENIDLLMKRIDGLVIMLRFSEKEFYTQYFNSRKIITRGVRKNALHGQIKDEQGETLSAVTVTIVANTAIETQSGEKGNYLFRRLPEGVWPVTFSKLGYVSETIYLAIVPNSPHELSLQLKKQDLKMQA, translated from the coding sequence ATGACCGGCAGACAAATCGATAAACTAACAATGCTACTAGTAGTAAGTTCGGTACTAAAAAGTACCAACGCTACTATCATTGTCCAAATGCCTCACATGGCTAGTTTAATTGAGGAGTTAGACCAACACATTGATGCTATTAATGAAAACTACCGAACGCAAACGAGCAATACCAAAGGAATCCGCATGCAAAAACTAACGCTTCGTGGTGAGTTAACCGCTTTAATCCTAGAAGTTGCCGCAAGAATGGAAGCTTATACTATTTCGATTAACAACAAAGTATTGCAAAAAGAAATCGAGCAAAGAGAATACAAAATAAAAAAAATGCGTGAACACACCGTTACCGATTTAGGCAACTATATTCACGAACGTGCCACAGCATTACAGGCAGAATTAGCGCCATTTGGCGTAATACCAACCTTGCTAACCGACTTGCAGGAAGCCACTATAGAATATGGTATTATGGTGCCAAAAACACGTGGCGCTATTGTAAACAAAGCCATCAGCACGATGACCATCAAGCAACTTTTAGAAAACATTGACCTGTTGATGAAACGCATTGATGGCTTGGTAATCATGCTGCGCTTCTCAGAAAAGGAGTTCTATACACAGTATTTCAACAGCAGAAAAATAATAACACGAGGCGTGCGCAAAAACGCGCTCCACGGACAAATAAAAGACGAGCAAGGCGAAACCTTAAGCGCCGTAACAGTAACTATTGTGGCAAACACCGCTATAGAAACCCAAAGCGGCGAAAAAGGAAACTACCTGTTCCGTAGGTTACCCGAAGGCGTTTGGCCAGTAACTTTCAGTAAACTTGGCTATGTAAGCGAAACCATTTACCTCGCCATAGTGCCCAATTCGCCTCACGAACTCAGCCTTCAACTAAAAAAGCAAGACCTCAAAATGCAGGCATAA